In the genome of Arachis hypogaea cultivar Tifrunner chromosome 9, arahy.Tifrunner.gnm2.J5K5, whole genome shotgun sequence, the window AGTTAACACTGCAGCTAACATCCAACACAAGAAAATGAATATCTGAAACTCTTAGAAATAAGAACATTTAAAACTTAATTAGAAGAAACATTTGAAACTCAAACTTAACAAAAACTCCTTTTTAAtggattttttataattaatgggTAGTGTGCTATGCTACAATTGTGTTGTGTATGTAGAATTATACTATCAGTATGACAAGGCAAATTGAATTGTTTGCTCACGCCGTTAAAGAACACTTGCCACACCGCTTTGGCAACTCTACACATAGAATCTCTCACCACTTGGCAAACTCTATATTTGCAATTTCTATTGGTGCTCGTGACTTTTTGGACAATTTTGTTTATGGTGCTGCAAGCAAACACAATCATGAAGCTTCACAATCCATTAGAGACGAATTCAGCAATCTCCTCATGACACAACTCCGCACCTACATTcaagtattaattaattaaacaaaaatattatttatacttcTAATAACTGTTACAGAGAAATGATAATGTCACTTCTTTTTTGGAGCCACATTATCATTTTTCCTATGGTAGAAGTGATCGATTATTGTTGACCACCATTGTCTGATGCAGGATCTATACGAATTAGGAGCAAGGTATATGATTGTGTTCGAAATTGGTCCCGTTGGATGTTACCCAGTGgtgcgtcaaaaacttggtgaaAGTGAAGAATGTTCTGAGGAATTAAATAGCATGATTGCTGTATTCAATGGCAagctttactatgagcttgtggcATTGGCATCCAAGCTTCCGGGGACAAGATTCATTATTGCCAAAACTTTTAGGGTTATTTATGATATGGCCGAAAACCCTTTCAAATATGGTAAGCCATTTTCGTACACTAAATTATCCATTGCTAATAGTCTCAAGACAGAACTAGATATATAGCCACTAATAATACATTCTTTTCAGATAATTGCTAAATACAACTTAAAATAGTAGCGTTTGGTATTTGAAATTAAAGATAGAAATGTAAGATAGTACATATTAATTATCAACAATgtgccaaaaaaaattattattttttattaatatttggtgAACAAACATATTgttatatgttaaaaaaatatgaaattagttAAACTTTAAATCTTAAACTTTTAAATCCTGATAGTATAAAAATATGGTATTAATAGCTTAAAATATTAGCTAATAgcctaatattaataaaaatagtagTGAACCTTTAAAGTTATCTTTGATTATTTGTCATTCTAAAATGCAAAATGtaaacaataaaattatttatagaagagatatattttttatttttttttatctctttatttatgTCCTAAGCTACCAGCAACAAACACCAcacataaaataataagaaataaattttttttttcctctagGCTCTAgtgttttaatgtattttttttattttttatttttattttgttttagatctGACAAATGCAAGAGATCCCTGTTGTGAAGTAAATGAGACCGGAATATATTGTGTTTCATTTGCTGAACCATGCCCAAGGAGGGATCAATATCTGTTTTGGGATGACATACATCTCGTAGGCAAAGCTAATAAGTTAATTGCATCAAAGTGTGTGACAGATTCAAGCGTTTGCTTACCTATTACCTTTGAGGATCTTGATGGACAACTAAGAATCATCGTGTTATCAGGACAACcagaaaaaatttatt includes:
- the LOC112709321 gene encoding GDSL esterase/lipase 7-like, which encodes MHTTFLYCFLIFIVNYYYYCCEAEVDNLLSIAHGLYAQYVFGDSTVDCGSGTESIAPPYGVDSDGFSGRYTNGRTVADEIAMFLNLTSTLPYWVVDFKQYAFNPAGYGYASGPAGILPTTGSNSNYTISMTRQIELFAHAVKEHLPHRFGNSTHRISHHLANSIFAISIGARDFLDNFVYGAASKHNHEASQSIRDEFSNLLMTQLRTYIQDLYELGARYMIVFEIGPVGCYPVVRQKLGESEECSEELNSMIAVFNGKLYYELVALASKLPGTRFIIAKTFRVIYDMAENPFKYDLTNARDPCCEVNETGIYCVSFAEPCPRRDQYLFWDDIHLVGKANKLIASKCVTDSSVCLPITFEDLDGQLRIIVLSGQPEKIYLNNVLCLFLLFVHLILVTNLLYFPY